The nucleotide window gtacgtctTCTGCACGTCTACATTGTTGCAACTTCCAGGTTTCCcgaatttcttcgtttctgtttATAGTTTCACCTATATCGTCTCACTTGTCGTGACTTCATCTACAATGTGAATATTCTCTAGAATGCTATATCATGTGTCCACATATACAAGCATTGCTACGACGGtcatattaatttctattttgtaaACTGGtctatttaaatgaattttgtgAAGTGTCTTGTTATATCCTCATTGCTCTCCTTGTTTTGAGATTCGATATATTCACAACAGAGCGATCCAGAATCAGATAATAGTGATCAATTTGTAGAAAGTGTTTGTTAATAGATTTTGCAGTACGACATAGAAGAAAACGTTCAATacgttaaaaatgaaaattatcgaaCGGAATAGAAAAAGGGGCCTCCATGTTTGGAAGAACGTGAACAATTTCACTGCAATTCGCTAATAATTCTGGCAGTTGACTGTATTCTGAATAAAGAAGAACTgcatttctaattaaatttcaggTAAGCATAATCCAAGATAtcagttattaaaaaaaaaaaaaaaaaacaaaagagttAAAACATGGGTTATGTAGTGGCAAGCGTTTGTATtggaatatttctattttcgtgAGCGTAGGTTGCGAGGAACTGAGCCTTAAGAGTTTGTAACTGTCCAATATAGCATACTTTGTCAAACGTTTTTTCTATATTcgtaaacaatttattttctatatatttacatatatttcattgaTTATTCTGTGTGTTTGTCCAATGTTTACATGTTCGTTCTTCAATCCACACTGATGATctgttattattactattaattatctgttattatagttattattatattagttattatagttattattattattattatattatattagttattatagttattattattatattaaatattatattattatattagtttCTTATCTTCTATGATAGATTTCAGGCGATTGCAGATTACTTTCCTCGTGATTTTTGCTATTACTGGAAGAAGCGAGTTTGATCTGTAAGACGCTGTCTGCAGATCCTTACCCTGCTTGGATATTAGCACTGCGTTCTATGATCacttttgtttataattattttaggaTTTTCCCATTAATAAGGTGAACACCatgtgatatttttatatatagagATAATACCTCTAACTACTTTTGTGATTGTACGTGGCACAGAATAACTATTATCGGCTGTGACAGTGTTATCTCTGTGACAGTGGTTGTCTCTCTGaatcatatttattatctctATATGAGAAGGATATTCCGTATGAGtgatttgcaaatatttcgacACGGTTCTGGTACACCTTGACCAGGTCCTATCCGGTTTTTTGCCTGCTACAGtcgattctattttaattcgtttcgtCTTTTTTTGCAATGTATAATTGATTTTCACGTGGGATAAAAGTGAGTGTAGCCTTTTGCGAACGAGCAGCCCGAGATTTTTTACTGTTGCGTGCTTTTACTGACGCGTGTCTGTATATAGTCGCCCGAATCTGTTCACAGTTGCAGACACTTACAACTAAATGGTTCGTGTACGTTTATTTTTCCGAGTGATAATCTTATGCGTATTTATATGCGCATGGGTATAGTTAACTGAACAGTTTTTGTTTCCGACGAAAAAAAATTAGTCCTCCGTTTAAAGTAAACTCGCGATGTAGGATGATAGACGAGTCAGAGCGAATTTCAATCTTCCAATGTCAATGTCGGACGAATAAGCaagttttttatatattttatatactttttataatacattatacaCGATGCCTAGAAAATCCAGAGAAGACATGTTTGATAGTGATAGTAGTGATAACGAATATTACTTTGAACCTGACAAGATAGAAAACGACGGCAGTGTTTCAGACAGTGGACATGGCTCGAACGTTTCGATATTTCTAGTGATAGTGACAGTGATGAACTAaatattgaagaaaataatagaagcCTCGACAATGAATAACGCAAACGTTCAACGTGTATATTTTCTCGACTGCGCGTGCCAATGCTTCTCGTCTGCTCCCGGTCGCAAAGGGCtaaatatttcgaagattTCATATCATTGTTATCTTGCATAGCATTTTTCACGtcttttgttattttgttaGTACTTTTTTATTTGCCAATGTTTTGAATTTCTACCAAATTGCTTTCGCTTTTAATCTTTGCatacgattctttttcttattttttctcgtCAGATCATCACCTGCTCGGTTCTACTACATTTACCGCACTACCCTGTATAATCACCACTCGGTTTTAGTTTTCGAAATATACATCAGCGAAAATATATCCCATAATATACTGTATTCTACTCCTGACAGAAGGTGTTACACaatacacacacacagagTTATTTACGCCCGTGTTGTTGTATGTacattataacaaattattagaTTTCTTGGTTTGTCTGTGGCATCGGCTACCTAACCAATACTAATCTGTGCAAAGGCGAAacagaaaatttcaatgtagATCTTGGATCATCTTTTTAGTAAATCGGTGTTAGTTAAGGTGGATCAACCCTTAACGCTCCCActtttaattatgaatatcGATCGACAACTCCAACTTATTCTCACCGTACTTCGACTTGCAAGTTTTTAAATGtcaaattttaaatgctacaatgtaaataatattattaaagtgATTCGAAACAATCTTCATTCATCTGagaagtaatataattttgattacaatgtttatattaattataattgagtAATGTATGGAACTTTTTGTTACATTCACACGTCTCACAGTAAAGAACTGTTTGTTTTTTTACCGCGTTACTTCCTTTTGATGAACAAACAAgacacttttttcttttctgcttTCGGcaaatgatttattatatgGAGTTTCCCATCTAAACGTTGTTCCTTATCTGTTCCGGAAGGCCTGCCATACACAATGTTGTTCCGAAAGTTACTTACGAGCTGACTTACTAATAATTTGACAAACTTATAGTGTGACAAGGCGCCTTCTCTCCTTTCTTGAAAAACCTTGCAAAGTATATAAGCATTTATTACGCTTGTTTCTAGTCTTCAAAAGAACAATTTCCGCCACCATTTCAACGATTTTCTCAGGAAACAATATGTTGATGCATATTGATCGGCTTTATCTACAGTGCTTGAGAGACACACTTGTAGCAGATCGCCGTACATCGATGATTACACATTTGGAGCTTTAAGTGTTAAAATTGCGACTTCCGTAAAGCAGCCGTATATGCCAGAatcgaacaaagaaatttAACAACTTGTCGTAATTACCACATATGTTGATAACGCCagcgtgaaataaatttagataataaataataagacaaTATTAAactctatattatattatcgttattaaacAATGTTAGAGCCGTATGGTGTGTACTGTAGAATACCTCAGACTAATAACGTACATGTTATAAACAGCAAAATACCACATGTAGAGTGTCGagtatatatttgcaaatatctcggaaactaaaGCCAGCAAAGCTCGGAAATTAAAGACTGCATTTATATGTACAGAGGAAGTTGTTTACAACATCGATTTTGGATATATACcaggtatgtaaatatgaaaccggaatttttatatagaaaatacacgtttattgtatgaaaatgattaaaaatattttattcgaagtattgcccatcgctaactatacatttttcacaCCTGTCTGGCAATTGGTGGATGCCACGCCAAAAATACTGTCTCTCTTTCAAGGCAAACCTGTCATCGAGctattttcgtacattttcgtaagaagTGAAGTGCTGGTGAGAAAGTGCATGTCCCatcgatgcaaataaatagCAATCGGGcggagccaagtctggtgagtaagccgcgtgcgaaaatatttcccaactgaacgcttcAATCGTTTCCTTGACCGGTTTTGCTGTATGCAATGGTGCAActttgtgttgccttttttgatattctggtcgtttttcacgcaaagcttgattcaaatcgatcatTTGTTGTCGGTAACgctcagtattaacggtttcaCCAGGTTTTAACAGCTCATAATAGATCACACCCTTCTGATCCCAGCAAACACAGAGCATTGTCTTCCGTCCATAGCGATTTGGTCTTGTAGTCGATGTCGGTGGTTCGCCTGGAGCTACCCATGATCTTTTACGCTtaggattctcaaaatatatccacttttcatcgccagtcacAATTCGGTGGAGAAATGACTTTCTTCTGTATCTGGCGAGCAGCATTTCGCAAGTGGTTTTTCGGTTTTCCTGCTGTCTTTCATTCAGTTCCTGTTGAACCCATTTTCCCACCTTCTGGATCTTTCCCAtggctttcaaacgtatggAGACGGCTTCTCGTGTCACGTTTAATCGATCAGCGAGTTGTTGTTGCGTTTGAGCGTCATCCTTATCCAACAATGCTTGCAATTCGctgtcttgaaactttttcagtggtcttccacgtccttcgttcctctcgtcaaaattgccacttctgaattttttaaatcactcAAAGCACTGTGCTCACCGCaagcttcgacaagcattcgatgcgattctgcagcagttttcttcaaatggtaacagaaaatcaatgctgtccgcaaatcgtagtttccagacacaaaattcgacatgttcaacgctattacaaattatgctcttgtatgaaacttgtattgttgtaagtcgaaaatgtttgtgagATGTCAACAAAGACTTTTGGTATCAATAACGCAGTTTAGTGATAACTACATTATCAGCTAGGGCATCTATAggcaaattccggtttcatacttacagacctgatatatatctattaaatGTAAACAAAAGACGATTACAGTTACATTAGCGTCAGATAAATATGTTCATTAAAAACTGTTTGTTACTTGATGTTATCTTGTGAATAAGATTGCAAACTAAGGCatcatataaaataagatGGCAAAACATGTTATTACAGATCGATGAGAAAGAAATCGCAAGAATAGAAGTAAAATGGATATAGCAAGCATTGCTTTGGGGGGGATGACATCAGGACTGACCCAATCGGTGTTCTGGATAATCCTAACTACGTTTCTATATATCAAGTATACGATTGACAATTACGCTGCGAAGAATGTTCCTTCCGAAGCACTAATGTCGTCTTACGATTTCATAATTGTGGGCGGTGGTTCTGCAGGTatgttttcaattataaatctaataaaaatataacgaagacGAGTGTATCTGTGCGTTATCTACGAACGAGAATAAGCGTGTTGTTGCTCGTATGATCAATTGTCACAAAAATTTgacaatttctttctttcgacaAATCTGTCGATGAAACGTATATTAGGTTTGTGGCAAATTCtgtaatttcaacaaatttcatCTCTTCCTTGACCTTTTCGAAAtgaatcttcaaatttttgatTTCAAAGTATTTGTAAGTTTTTGTGTGCTACGCGTATTAATAATGGCAATTTACACGGCTATAGGATCCGTCCTAGCGAATCGCTTGTCCGAGATAGAAGATTGGAACGTGCTCCTTCTGGAAGCAGGTGGTGATGGATcagaaatctatgacattccTGTTCTTGCTGCTAATCTGCAGTTAACCCAAATCGATTGGAAATACAAGACGGAACCTAATAAGAATTTCTGTCGAggtaaataacatttaataatgcCTTGTTATCGCGATAATAAGCATTTATCTAACTATAGAAGAAATAGTTAAAAACaatgttttactttttatgTCGAAGTAAGTAAATTCAAATAACACGAGATACATAATGTTGTCACGCTTGGAACGCATTATAGTGGATTTCGATTATTTGGAACACACTGGAACTAGCATCCTTTGGTCCGATTAAGCGACTGTCccaattatgtaaaataccgCACATATGCTAAtctctataaattaatacattcaACGAGgaggtaattaatttttacagtaaatgtataaagtttCAGTTAGACTGAcgataagagaaaaaaacaaaGGACGAACATTGAGACGGACGCGGTACACACAAAAACCATAGGCGTGAAATCGTTGAAACTATTTGATATCCCTGCTCAACGACAAAACTGTTATGATAGACATTAGCGATGATTCATGCGGTGAATGAAAGTTTTACTgcaaatcatttttaaacaaCTCTGATTGTTCTCGTATATAATCGTTGGTAATGACAAGACAATACAAAGTTGTCTTCTAAAGCTCACGGAACCTATGAAAAACTGGAAAAGATATCCACTTTAGATTTTCTATTGTCTTTGTCCTCTGTTCATTCTACGTCTGCAAATCCAATTAACGTCGAGGTTTCATTTTATCGTCcatgtaattattttccatttgttGCCCTCTTGAAATATCGAGCAactctttcctcttctttcctcctcctcttctacAACTTACGATTTTTCTCATTATTCAATATGCAATATATTTCCTCGTCCATTTCCTTGTATCTTGTCGACACAAAAGTTGCTTTCTATTTTTGGGTTCCTCTTTTGCGTCAGTTACCATTCTCAAAGTGCCTATATATCTGTTCGCTCATACTCCCCCCTTTTAGTCTTTTCGAAATCTTTTGGGTACTGGACACTGCGTTTGATTTGAGGTGATATGGACCGTGTTAGTTGTAGTTGCTAGTGTTTATGTCGCTGCTGGGGTACTGCTggatttttcttctcatttcttGGGTCGTGGAAAAAAAGTCCGACTCTAGTTAGTGTCAAGTGGTGGTATTTGCTGCGCTCGCTGGTGGCGAGTCTGCTCATTTTTCAAACATCTTGCCGTAATCCTTTCGTAGGTTCGAAGAAAATGTCTTCGCACGATTGCCTTCCTGCGGGTGTTTCTTTCTCATcctgcttttttcttttctctgccAGAATATACGCGTTTGAACTGAAATAAGTGTATATGTAGAATGCAAGTAAATCGATTCCAATCGGAAAATGAATCTATTGACAATGTCTTCGCTCTATTTCACCTTAAATTATGCCCACAGCTATGGAAGGAGGTCAATGCAACTGGCCACGTGGCAAAGTCATCGGGGGGACTAGCATGCTAAACTACATGCTGTACGTTCGTGGTAACAAAAAAGACTACGACATGTGGGAACAGCTAGGCAATACCGGATGGTCCTACGACGATGTGctacaatatttcaaaaaatctgAAGACAATCAAAATACTCTCCACGCCGAGACGCCGTATCATTCGACCGGAGGTTACCTATCCGTTGATGAACCGCCATGGCACACTCCCTTAGTCACTGCGTGGCTTGAGGCAGGTCTAGAAATGGGTTACGAAAACATAGATATTAACGGAAAACAACACGCTGGATTCATGGTTGCTCAAGGGACGATCAAGCGTGGCAGTCGATGTTCCGCGGCGAAGGCTTTTCTACAACCAATCAGGACGCGGAAAAATTTACACGTCGTCATGGAAGCGCATGttacgaaaattttaatagatcCGTCGTCGAAAAGTGCTTATGGCGTAGAGTTTATTAGAGACGGAAAAATGTTGCGCGTTCGTGCGGAAAAGGAGGTGATCGTTTCCGCGGGATCTATCAATAGCCCTCAATTGCTGATGTTGTCGGGAATCGGACCTAAAGAACAATTATCGAAACACGGCATACCAGTGATTCAGGATTTAAGAGTGGGTCATAATCTTCAAGATCACGTAAGTGTGGGAGGTGTTTCGTTCTTGGTGGACAAAGAAATTGCGTTGGTGGAGAGCaggatatataatattcaggATATGCTAGGATATGCGATTTTCGGAGACGGTCCTTTGACATTGCCAGGAGGTATCGAAGGAGTAGCTTTTATCAATAGTAAATTCGTGAACGTTTCTGACGATTTCCCAGACATAGAACTGATTTTGGCGGCAGGAGCGACGTGCTCCGATGGCGGTAGAAGTATTTGGAAGGCTCATGGCCTGACCAACAAATTCTACGATGCCGTGTATGgggaaattaataataaagacTTATGGACCGCGCTTCCTATACTTCTAAGACCAAAGAGTAAAGGTTTTATCGCACTTCGAAGCAGCAATCCTTTCGATTATCCGTTGATTTATCCAAACTACTTCGAGCAACCGGAAGATATGGCGACGCTGGTCGAAGGAGTCAAATTTGTGTTCGAAATGAGTAAAACTAGCGCGTTTCAACGTTACAGCAGCAAAATGAATCCTAAACCATTTCCTGGTTGCAAGAATATTTCCATGTATACCGACCCATATTGGGAATGCATGATTAGAGAGTACTCCATGACTATATATCATCCCACGGGTACCTGTAAAATGGGGCCCATTTGGGACCCAGAAGCTGTGGTAGATCCTCGGCTTCGAGTTTACGGAGTTGCTCGACTCCGAGTCATAGATGGCTCGATTATGCCAAATATAATTAGTGGTAATACCAATGCGCCGATTATAATGATCGCAGAGAAAGGTTCGGATATGATAAAAGAGGAATGGCTGAAGAATAAGGTCTGATATCAATAGTTCTTgtcgtaaattaatttaaagcgAGTGCTGGTAGTGCATTAAATACTAGAATCTTATAGTCTTCGACACAACATAAGTTTTcactattaatttttattacgtaatacagtGCGTAACGTACAAATCAGAACGTaggcaatttttttataaaataaatattacatgaTGTAAATGTTAAACATATCGTTATGCTATAGGCTGTTAAGAAATGTTTCAAAGCGGCTATCATAGTTGCAGTCTACAGCTTTGACCCAGCAAAAGAGTTGACCGCAACATTGACCTTGACGCGTGCAACAGCGAGCTATACGTTTCCAACGCGCAATTTTCTAAGTATCGAGGACTAATATTCACTGCTTAAAACACAAAGAAatctagaaattatttaagtggTTAATCATATTTTGcggtaatgattttatttaacgatttcacACATTGTTtatgttacgtcggccgactctctacctaaCTCAGGTCACTCACTGCGGGCAAAATGGCATCCAGATATCCATACATCCTTATTGCGTACCCTCGATATTCTTAAGGACTTGTACCGACCATAAATCTCAGGAATTTTCTagctaaagtccttcagacctaacaaagatctttttactaaagcgttttctaaggtttatTGTTTATTACGAGAAGACACGAGGAAGTTAGTTTTTCTCACGCACGATGCTTCCCACTATCAACTTTCTATCGAGGGCAGCTAAGACCCTCCCTAATCCATCAACCTTCTTATTATCCAATCAGAAACAATGTTTACTGTcctcactttcctaaccaaaaatgtcatcaacaaatccgatggtgCCGTGCGCTAGACACGCCCATCAGTAGCTTttctccgacacagcatcgtcattAAACTTCACTTATTCTTCATCGTTAGAATAGTCAACAAATATCTGTAGCGGGTCTCTACCCTTAAATCAATCACTTACTTAACTTGTACATACGCATCAGCATGACTATTCATcgttacaaagttgttggaataaatgttattttatacgtgTTAATTCAGTATAAACTCAATTGAACCACCCTTATTATCCTAATAGAAATAAGGGGTCGATCATTTCGTGGCgtcgactcccgttgacgtgctttCTCGTCTTTCGCGTCTCTCCACGAATGGTCGATTAAACAGTTTATACAaaacatgaaattaaaagtatatattaaaagtataaaaatatatagataaaattaaaaacatcaaAGATgactaaagataaataacacgacttgaaattaaaaattcataatgcattttaatatctttataaaatgTGGTATCGTTCGATGACAAGTTTATTTAGTCATAAtagtttgaattaattttaacattacTAGGttcgtgtattttattatatattgtactttataaaagaagaaacagcgGCGCAATTAATTGGGAACAATTCCAGGTAAACAATAACTGATAGTAACAGCAAGAAAAAACACTTAGAATCGATTTTCATGGTCTTCGTGGTCGTTAATTCCTTGTTATGCTTTAACCAATCTGAATCGTGATGAGAATTTTGAGCCAAAATTGAATATCACGAATCAGGCTCGTGGTCTAATTTCATATCAAACATGAATATCACGAGTCTCGTTCGTGGTCTTAATCTCGATACGATTGTATCGAATGGTGTCTTTTTTCTAAACACGGGCGCGGCTATCTACGCACTCGGTCGCACTTCGGCTCTTTTCCTGACCATTCGGGCGCAACGTTTGGGCCCGGATTCTTCCGAGTTAAATGGTGTGGCAAGAGGTTAAaacgattttaattacataagttttacattttcttcgaAGTATGTAACGAGGTTTTATTTGTTTGGCTTCTGACGTACACTGATGCTACAATTCTAACAGTACTAAGCATTTCGATGCGTTTCATACTTCTGATGAGCAAAATGTGCAACTTTTGCTCCTTTTTCCGAGCCAATGAATAGTACCATCTTTATTACCATTATTTTATAGACATACTCGCAATCTGGTTTCTATAGTATCTCGAATTCGTTGCAGTAGACTTCGAAGATTTTGCAAGTAGCCGAGAGCTTCTTCCGTTCGTGTTTTCAGTTATTATCTTATTAGCTcgctacaaaaaaaaaattgaacttcCAAACTATCCATCGTGACCCGAACATAGAATTTCAGAACCATCGAACAAATAAACCAAAATGTGGTGGAGCACCACCGTCtataaagtaaatattgtGTTACGTCGAGTAACACTCTCCTCCACCGGATCGCATGccgcgggcaggctggcaaccaGAAATCCATACATTGTCGCGGCGCGCCTTCAATGTCGTGTTTTTTAACCGTCGCCAGCGGCCCGCGGTATGTGATCCGGTGTCGTATATCAATaaaatgtatcgacgagcgtatGGTTGCCGtctggccgcgagttccagaaacttCGATTGAGATCTGTTTGATTTTACGTGTTCACTGGCGcgtgcggtggcgtgatcctagGGTGGTGGGGGTTGTCTCCCCGAAAGACAAAAGCATCGGTCCAAGACAGTTTTTTTTCTCCATCAAGCTTTCCAACTCATCAGTAGCATTCGAACAGTCATACAAATTAGTCGTATTTCACAAGATCTCGCTAGAACATTCTATCCGTAACTTCAAACACGATTAGAaccaatactttctgtataagTTGTAAGTGTTAAtctgatacaaatatatatatatatatatatatattctacaactgtagaataagttgcattcattgaatcacccctgttatcctaatcgaaacacggGGACCGACCagttcgcggcgtcgattagccgaatcgtagcgagaatttacgcctctcgctgatgCGTTCCTTcaagaccgcgtctctccgcgagcGGTCGTAACATATTGTATCACTCTATGTAGGTATAATAAGTCGCAGTTCGTTTCATACGCGTAAACGTAAAAATCAAAGATAGATGGAATTAGTTAGACAATTTGATCAACGAAAAAGTTCAATTATATTGTCTGCCGTAATGCCACAAACGTACATGATTAACATGTTACATTACCAAATTCTAGTATTTcatctgtttttttttcaacgCATGACTTGAGAAACTGCTCTCGTCAGTAAACAGgacatttttttgaaaaagttCGATTCCATCGCAACTTCCGGAGCATCCAGCGATGATAATTTCCTCTGTGAACGTAATCACTGTTTACGAGTATCTGCACCTGTTGATTACGGGACGATCAGAGTTCCTGCTCACGAAACATATGATGCGCTGTCACATGTGACATACCAGCATTAtgtgttatacgtaattacgtaactTAGACTCATTAATGGGTTAACAAGAGGGGACACTAGCAATTGCTAGAGCAATTATTTGTTCTTCCACACTCCAATGTACACTGTCGCGTTCTCAAGCTGCTTCACCAAGCTGCTTTCTCCAAAGCGTTCGTCCAAGCATAGAAAATATCGCTGATTTGGAAGTTCTCTTGGATAATATCGGCGTCGTATAAGCCACGCCAGAGCATAATTGCACGAAGCACTTGccacatatttatatattcttgtaaTATTATCAAGACTCGATATGAACACTCCGAGCAACAGCTAGTTGCAGTGCAACAGCTAGTTGCAGTGCAACAGCATGGACGCTAACGAAGTATCGTTACaaagtaacgttatataagaaGAATTATATGTCGGGCTATCGTTAAGATTagggttaggggcgtgtaatgaatcttcaccggaattattcatcgttgtcaCACAATCGAGGTAATGTTTATTAACACGAGTATGGATGTTACAAGGTTGTAACATCCGATACAAATAGACGATCAGTATAACCGATCGTTATAGCGAGTTAGTATAGAGAATCAGTATAACGAATCAGTATAGCGAGTTATTATAGCGAGTCATATAGTCGAATAGCTAGTCGAATAGCGTCggttcgaaattattttacgttcCGCACGTAAGGTGAGAGATTCGTACtccaattaataacaattgatagttgtttcaaaatttattataaaacgacAGAGTAACGGTACAGAATGTCACATGAACAGAACAGAAATAGGAATGGAATCTCGAGTGCTGACTTGGCaggatttttatatcaaggTTGTGGCTCCTGTGGAGGGGTATCGCAGGATGCCGGCACACGAGTATGTTGTTACtgcttaattgtagttttgatGGCTATGTAAAACatgattattctatattccaAGATCACCGTGACACGAGCCACGATTACGACTGGCATACACTATCTCTGTACTTGTActtaaagtgattttaatatacactgactattacaattttatcattcgTCTCTTTAATAAACCACCATGTATAACAATCCACCTCACGTTCTTccatttatacaattttgagCACGTTTAATGTCTCATCTTCCCGTAAAAgacatacagtgctggacaaaagtattggcacagcaagattgttatgatacaaatgcttataactattaaacaaattgatttaaacaaaaaactttttgacgtatttatttattatctatcctagtttattacataacaagagcaacaatataaataaaataatacgcaaaataataacaaaaatatattttttgaacattttatgggtggacaaaagtattggcacagtagaatatttacgcttataactaattacataataaacttctaatattttgttggcagtccttttcttttaaggacttcctttaatcttctgggcatcgagtggactaattttttagtgaattcaggtacaatattgctccattcctgcagaagaactttcttcagttcagacttgcttgtgatattatgtttcctaattctttaatattaaattt belongs to Bombus pascuorum chromosome 10, iyBomPasc1.1, whole genome shotgun sequence and includes:
- the LOC132911152 gene encoding glucose dehydrogenase [FAD, quinone]-like, translated to MDIASIALGGMTSGLTQSVFWIILTTFLYIKYTIDNYAAKNVPSEALMSSYDFIIVGGGSAGSVLANRLSEIEDWNVLLLEAGGDGSEIYDIPVLAANLQLTQIDWKYKTEPNKNFCRAMEGGQCNWPRGKVIGGTSMLNYMLYVRGNKKDYDMWEQLGNTGWSYDDVLQYFKKSEDNQNTLHAETPYHSTGGYLSVDEPPWHTPLVTAWLEAGLEMGYENIDINGKQHAGFMVAQGTIKRGSRCSAAKAFLQPIRTRKNLHVVMEAHVTKILIDPSSKSAYGVEFIRDGKMLRVRAEKEVIVSAGSINSPQLLMLSGIGPKEQLSKHGIPVIQDLRVGHNLQDHVSVGGVSFLVDKEIALVESRIYNIQDMLGYAIFGDGPLTLPGGIEGVAFINSKFVNVSDDFPDIELILAAGATCSDGGRSIWKAHGLTNKFYDAVYGEINNKDLWTALPILLRPKSKGFIALRSSNPFDYPLIYPNYFEQPEDMATLVEGVKFVFEMSKTSAFQRYSSKMNPKPFPGCKNISMYTDPYWECMIREYSMTIYHPTGTCKMGPIWDPEAVVDPRLRVYGVARLRVIDGSIMPNIISGNTNAPIIMIAEKGSDMIKEEWLKNKV